One region of Scomber scombrus chromosome 10, fScoSco1.1, whole genome shotgun sequence genomic DNA includes:
- the LOC133987294 gene encoding uncharacterized protein LOC133987294 encodes MQEQTVQLEHQSKVKEYEAALQQMKGEQIQIQEEERRKTLGEETKQNQARAQYQDKLARQRYDDQLRQQQFLNDENLRRQEESVGKQEAMRKATIEHEMQLRHKNDLLRVEAEAKARAQVERENADLIREQIRLKAAEHRQTVLESIKTAGAVFGEGFRAFVSDWDKLTATVAGLTLLAAGVYSARNATGVAGRYIEARLGKPSLVRETSRITVGEAIKHPIKTTKRLRSRPQDALEGVVLSPALEERVRDIAIATRNTRQNKGLYRNILMYGPPGTGKTLFAKKLALHSGMDFAIMTGGDVAPLGRDGVTAMHKVFDWASTSRRGVLLFVDEADAFLRKRSTEKISEDLRATLNAFLYRTGEQSNKFMLVLASNQPEQFDWAINDRVDEIVNFALPEQAERERLVRQYFEKFVLVPATTGRQRLKLAQFDYGLKCSDIAQRAEGMSGREISKLGVAWQAAAYSSEDGVLTEMMIDARVDDAIKQHAQKMDWLLTEAGEGVGKVGVLLPKEMAAKITGQEAASLAQAEDMSAQQVLPLLEVVSNAAQAEAAPLPTEVEAEVILKDAATLIKESEVIAATTAETIVQTSTAVPLVQEAEAIKDLTEEVVGTAVVTDTVVPEIKDVVTEVKEVEGTPATTVQETAALSKEESSTDVAKQETKTTEVANEEKDVATPLEVTVSAVAQEKELDTVVSEVVQEPEATVASLSQETVVQQSESAATSVDGVEMEATKTAEEQSTDAVKVAEDIANNVAQVTESLSNIVKEAEVITADVARVADSVATIAEEMEATVTKEAEAIGSEVGKVENEVAVETEPETSQVSKEAEVEVTVAVKESDNMAAEVLKETEPVMTETAIKEAEVIPAEVAVETESTASEEIKEPQNTVEAETLATAETAAKEVEGIATGVSKEAEVLPTEVIPPEVALESEAVASEVAKEAQTATADIVEKSLSTEIASKEAEVTTAEVSKEAEVLLTKESDTVATEDVKLQETAEVVSKEAEVITAEVSKEAEVLPTKESDTVATEDVKLPEATEVASKEAEVITAEVAKEAEVLPTKESDTVASQTPSTEEAEPSQTEKPENQQSADGKDKPQANPSPKK; translated from the exons ATGCAGGAGCAGACAGTACAGCTGGAGCATCAGAGTAAAGTGAAA GAATATGAGGCGGCTTTGCAGCAGATGAAGGGTGAACAGATCCAAatccaggaggaggagagacggaAAACACTTGGAgaggagacaaaacaaaaccaggCA AGGGCACAATATCAAGACAAACTTGCCAGACAGAGGTATGATGATCAACTCAGGCAACAG CAATTCCTCAATGATGAGAACCTTCGCAGACAAGAGGAATCCGTGGGGAAGCAAGAGGCTATGAGGAAAG CTACCATTGAACACGAAATGCAGCTGAGACACAAAAACGACCTGCTTCGCGTTGAAGCCGAGGCCAAAGCCCGAGCTCAGGTGGAGAGGGAGAACGCAGACCTGATCAGGGAACAGATCCGCCTTAAGGCCGCTGAGCACCGACAAACTGTCCTTGAATCTATAAA GACGGCGGGAGCGGTGTTTGGGGAAGGATTCAGGGCCTTCGTCTCTGACTGGGACAAACTCACAGCCACG GTTGCTGGGTTAACCCTGTTGGCTGCAGGAGTGTATTCTGCCAGGAATGCTACAGGGGTGGCTGGGCGCTACATAGAGGCCCGCCTGGGTAAACCCTCGCTGGTCAGGGAGACCTCCAGGATTACTGTTGGAGAGGCCATCAAACACCCAATAAAG ACAACCAAACGTCTGAGAAGCAGACCTCAGGATGCTTTGGAGGGCGTGGTGCTCAGC CCAGCTTTGGAGGAGCGTGTTAGGGACATTGCGATTGCTACTCGAAACACACGGCAGAACAAAGGCCTGTACAGAAACATCCTGATGTATGGACCCCCCGGGActggaaaaacactttttgccAAG AAACTGGCTCTCCATTCAGGGATGGACTTTGCCATCATGACAGGTGGGGACGTGGCACCCTTGGGGCGGGATGGAGTCACTGCCATGCACAAGGTGTTCGACTGGGCAAGCACCAGCAGGCGAGG CGTCTTGCTGTTTGTAGATGAAGCTGATGCGTTCCTGCGCAAACGATCCACA GAGAAAATCAGTGAAGACCTCAGAGCCACCCTCAATGCCTTCCTCTACCGCACTGGCGAGCAGAGCAACAA GTTCATGCTGGTGCTTGCTAGTAACCAGCCAGAACAGTTTGACTGGGCCATTAATGACCGCGTTGATGAGATTGTAAACTTTGCCTTACCGGAGCAGGCGGAGAGGGAGAGATTGGTGCGCCAGTATTTCGAGAAATTTGTGCTGGTTCCTGCCACTACAGGGAGACA GAGATTAAAGTTGGCTCAGTTCGACTACGGCCTGAAGTGTTCAGACATTGCACAGCGCGCAGAGGGCATGTCTGGTCGTGAAATATCCAAACTTGGGGTGGCCTGGCag gctgcGGCATACTCTTCTGAAGATGGAGTTTTGACCGAGATGATGATTGATGCAAGAGTTGATGATGCCATCAAGCAGCATGCACAGAAAATGGACTGGCTGCTGACGGAAGCAGGTGAGGGGGTTGGCAAGGTTGGTGTTCTCCTCCCTAAggaaatggcggcaaaaatcaCAGGCCAGGAAGCTGCTTCTCTTGCACAAGCTGAAGATATGTCTGCTCAACAAGTCCTTCCACTGCTAGAGGTTGTGAGCAATGCTGCCCAAGCCGAGGCAGCCCCTCTACCCACTGAGGTAGAGGCAGAAGTTATCCTCAAGGATGCAGCGACTTTAATCAAAGAAAGTGAAGTTATTGCTGCAACAACTGCAGAAACCATTGTTCAGACATCTACTGCTGTCCCATTGGTGCAGGAGGCTGAGGCCATTAAGGATCTGACTGAAGAAGTTGTAGGCACAGCTGTAGTTACAGATACTGTTGTACCTGAGATAAAAGATGTAGTCACTGAGGTTAAAGAGGTTGAGGGTACACCAGCTACCACTGTCCAAGAAACTGCTGCTCTGAGTAAAGAAGAATCAAGCACTGATGTTGCTAAGCAAGAGACCAAGACTACAGAGGTAGCCAATGAGGAAAAGGATGTCGCAACACCCTTGGAAGTGACAGTCTCTGCTGTTGCTCAGGAGAAAGAATTAGACACTGTTGTCTCTGAGGTTGTCCAGGAGCCAGAGGCTACAGTAGCCAGCCTCTCCCAGGAGACTGTTGTTCAGCAATCTGAGTCAGCAGCCACATCTGTTGATGGCGTAGAAATGGAGGCCACAAAGACTGCTGAGGAACAATCAACTGATGCTGTCAAAGTGGCAGAAGACATTGCAAACAACGTAGCTCAAGTGACTGAGTCTTTGTCAAACATTGTTAAAGAGGCTGAAGTAATCACAGCAGATGTGGCCAGGGTGGCTGATTCTGTAGCAACCATTGCAGAAGAAATGGAGGCAACAGTCACCAAGGAGGCTGAAGCGATTGGAAGTGAGGTTGGCAAGGTGGAAAATGAGGTTGCAGTAGAAACTGAGCCTGAAACATCACAAGTTTCTAAAGAGGCTGAAGTGGAAGTGACAGTGGCAGTCAAGGAATCTGACAATATGGCTGCAGAGGTCCTTAAAGAGACCGAACCTGTAATGACTGAGACTGCTATCAAGGAAGCAGAAGTAATCCCAGCAGAGGTTGCAGTGGAAACTGAATCCACAGCCTCAGAAGAAATCAAGGAGCCTCAGAATACTGTAGAGGCGGAGACTTTGGCAACAGCAGAGACTGCTGCCAAAGAAGTTGAGGGTATTGCAACAGGGGTTTCCAAGGAAGCAGAAGTCCTACCGACTGAAGTAATCCCACCAGAAGTTGCCCTGGAATCTGAAGCCGTAGCTTCAGAGGTAGCCAAAGAGGCTCAGACTGCAACTGCAGACATTGTCGAAAAGTCATTATCTACAGAGATTGCTTCCAAGGAGGCTGAGGTTACCACTGCAGAGGTTTCCAAGGAAGCAGAAGTTCTACTAACCAAGGAGTCTGACACTGTAGCTACAGAAGATGTGAAACTGCAAGAGACAGCTGAGGTTGTTTCCAAGGAGGCCGAGGTTATCACTGCAGAGGTTTCCAAGGAAGCAGAAGTCCTACCAACCAAGGAGTCTGACACTGTTGCCACAGAAGACGTGAAACTGCCAGAGGCCACTGAGGTTGCTTCCAAGGAGGCTGAAGTTATCACTGCAGAGGTTGCCAAGGAAGCAGAAGTCCTACCAACCAAGGAGTCTGACACTGTTGCCTCGCAGACTCCCAGCACCGAAGAAGCTGAACCCAGTCAAACTGAGAAACCGGAAAACCAACAGAGCGCAGATGGCAAAGACAAACCTCAAGCGAACCCTAGTCCAAAGAAATGA